In Citrus sinensis cultivar Valencia sweet orange chromosome 4, DVS_A1.0, whole genome shotgun sequence, one DNA window encodes the following:
- the LOC102608827 gene encoding uncharacterized protein LOC102608827 isoform X1, translated as MEGVAIGAQASSSTASCYVSWEEVNASSDRGRREVHYYLKRGDGCGSDLAVIGKEKSSRHMSYRYVISNTSFTTSLYKLRSRREVVDWLNSIVSGSPVLKSSQFAGRFLGGKEVRLLDGESFKDVQSGTLGQYTKEFLWLGSSWMSRKKRKHYQSFCRNGVKVSVHDFVYVLAEENKRLIAYLEDMYEDSRGNKMVVVRWFHKIDEVGIFLPHNFNDREIFFSLCLQDLSIECIDGLATVLSPQHFEKFMNEVTYPQLQPFICDKQFENDDVKPFDITLVKGYWRQEIIRHLFTFTSPKNCSSSQQPFDGQRAEKIVNDVVETRPKKRLRQSKDADVCDYTNRKEPMDAACMDLKTSTKSSVDGVGTLAGVGAAALLSKKEADPSSQYLKVGSHVEVLSQDSGMRGCWYRASVIKKHKDKVKVRYNDVQDAADEVNLLEEWVLASRVAAPDQLGLRVSGRRIVRPSPESHKGRVSWAIDVGTIVDAWWHDGWWEGIVIQKDSEDKLHVYFPGEKQKSIFSRGDLRHSQEWFGNGWMFIKERSDVVSSILCCSGTKQDEEKSCDGNSVQATLCVGGQQFNIETEHGESLSDSGDDKIKNSNPVLDLAKDDLLAQLKWKSSRKRRRGGGSSVHRLHCSDPEGKHTRAVVGSGFCERFLFPASIKVDDNCKYMRGSLFKSSVVSPLTSLVMSR; from the exons ATGGAGGGAGTGGCCATAGGAGCGCAGGCGTCGAGCAGCACGGCGTCGTGTTACGTCAGCTGGGAGGAGGTGAACGCGTCCAGCGACAGGGGAAGAAGAGAGgttcattattatttgaagAGGGGAGATGGTTGCGGTTCAGATCTGGCCGTGATAGGGAAAGAGAAGAGCTCCAGGCACATGTCGTATCGCTACGTTATTTCGAATACATCCTTTACGACGTCGCTTTACAAGCTCAGATCAAGACGCGAGGTCGTTGATTGGCTTAATTCAATTGTTTCAG gttCACCTGTTCTGAAATCATCTCAATTCGCCGGTCGCTTTTTGGGTGGTAAAGAGGTCCGTCTGTTAGATGGGGAATCCTTTAAG GATGTCCAATCCGGGACACTGGGCCAATATACCAAAGAATTTTTATGGTTAGGTTCTTCATGGATGTCTAGAAAAAAGCGGAAGCACTATCAGTCTTTCTGCCGGAATGGTGTTAAAGTATCT GTTCATGACTTTGTTTACGTGTTAGCCGAGGAAAATAAAAGGCTCATTGCTTACTTGGAAGACATGTACGAGGATTCTAGAGGCAATAAAATGGTTGTGGTACGATGGTTTCACAAAATTGATGAGGTTGGTATATTTTTGCCTCACAATTTTAATGACAGagagattttcttttctctttgtcTTCAAGATCTCAGCATCGAGTGCATAGATGGATTGGCTACCGTCCTCAGTCCCCAACACTTCGAGAAGTTTATGAATGAGGTGACGTATCCTCAGCTGCAACCATTTATATGCGACAAGCAGTTTGAAAATGATGATGTGAAGCCATTTGATATAACTCTGGTTAAAGGTTACTGGAGACAAGAAATAATTAGACATTTGTTCACTTTTACTTCTCCAAAGAATTGTTCAAGTTCTCAGCAACCTTTTGATGGCCAAAGAGCAGAAAAGATTGTGAATGATGTAGTTGAGACCAGGCCTAAGAAGAGGCTACGTCAATCAAAAGATGCTGATGTGTGTGATTACACCAACAGGAAAGAACCTATGGATGCAGCATGTATGGATCTGAAGACTTCAACTAAGAGTTCTGTTGATGGAGTGGGCACTCTAGCTGGAGTTGGTGCTGCTGCCCTTTTGTCCAAGAAAGAAGCTGATCCAAGTTCTCAATACTTGAAAGTTGGTTCTCATGTTGAAGTGCTCTCTCAGGACAGTGGCATGCGAGGATGTTGGTATAGAGCTTCGGTAATCAAGAAACACAAAGATAAAGTGAAGGTCCGATATAATGATGTACAGGATGCTGCAGATGAAGTTAACCTCTTAGAG GAGTGGGTTTTGGCATCCCGGGTTGCAGCTCCTGATCAATTAGGACTTAGGGTTTCTGGCAGGAGAATAGTTCGACCATCGCCAGAATCGCATAAAGGCAGAGTATCATGGGCCATTGATGTTGGGACAATTGTTGACGCTTGGTGGCATGATGGCTGGTGGGAAGGAATTGTGATTCAGAAGGATTCTGAAGATAAACTACATGTCTATTTCCCAG GAGAAAAGCAAAAATCAATCTTCAGCCGTGGTGACTTGAGACATTCTCAAGAATGGTTTGGAAATGGGTGGATGTTTATAAAGGAAAGATCTGATGTTGTGAGTTCTATATTATGTTGCTCGGGAACAAAGCAAGATGAGGAGAAATCATGTGATGGCAACTCAGTGCAAGCTACTCTCTGCGTTGGTGGACAGCAATTTAATATTGAAACTGAGCATGGTGAATCTCTTTCAGATTCTGGAGATGACAAGATCAAAAACTCGAATCCAGTTCTAGATCTTGCAAAGGATGATTTGCTTGCCCAGTTGAAGTGGAAGTCATCAAGGAAGAGAAGACGTGGTGGTGGGAGCTCTGTCCATAGGCTGCATTGTAGTGATCCTGAGGGTAAACACACCCGGGCAGTGGTGGGATCAGGTTTTTGTGAAAGATTTTTGTTTCCGGCATCTATAAAAGTTGATGATAACTGCAAGTACATGAGAGGCTCTTTATTCAAATCTTCAGTTGTGTCTCCTCTTACAAGCTTGGTTATGTCTAGGTGA
- the LOC102608827 gene encoding uncharacterized protein LOC102608827 isoform X2, which yields MPSNYLGSPVLKSSQFAGRFLGGKEVRLLDGESFKDVQSGTLGQYTKEFLWLGSSWMSRKKRKHYQSFCRNGVKVSVHDFVYVLAEENKRLIAYLEDMYEDSRGNKMVVVRWFHKIDEVGIFLPHNFNDREIFFSLCLQDLSIECIDGLATVLSPQHFEKFMNEVTYPQLQPFICDKQFENDDVKPFDITLVKGYWRQEIIRHLFTFTSPKNCSSSQQPFDGQRAEKIVNDVVETRPKKRLRQSKDADVCDYTNRKEPMDAACMDLKTSTKSSVDGVGTLAGVGAAALLSKKEADPSSQYLKVGSHVEVLSQDSGMRGCWYRASVIKKHKDKVKVRYNDVQDAADEVNLLEEWVLASRVAAPDQLGLRVSGRRIVRPSPESHKGRVSWAIDVGTIVDAWWHDGWWEGIVIQKDSEDKLHVYFPGEKQKSIFSRGDLRHSQEWFGNGWMFIKERSDVVSSILCCSGTKQDEEKSCDGNSVQATLCVGGQQFNIETEHGESLSDSGDDKIKNSNPVLDLAKDDLLAQLKWKSSRKRRRGGGSSVHRLHCSDPEGKHTRAVVGSGFCERFLFPASIKVDDNCKYMRGSLFKSSVVSPLTSLVMSR from the exons ATGCCTTCAAATTATCTAG gttCACCTGTTCTGAAATCATCTCAATTCGCCGGTCGCTTTTTGGGTGGTAAAGAGGTCCGTCTGTTAGATGGGGAATCCTTTAAG GATGTCCAATCCGGGACACTGGGCCAATATACCAAAGAATTTTTATGGTTAGGTTCTTCATGGATGTCTAGAAAAAAGCGGAAGCACTATCAGTCTTTCTGCCGGAATGGTGTTAAAGTATCT GTTCATGACTTTGTTTACGTGTTAGCCGAGGAAAATAAAAGGCTCATTGCTTACTTGGAAGACATGTACGAGGATTCTAGAGGCAATAAAATGGTTGTGGTACGATGGTTTCACAAAATTGATGAGGTTGGTATATTTTTGCCTCACAATTTTAATGACAGagagattttcttttctctttgtcTTCAAGATCTCAGCATCGAGTGCATAGATGGATTGGCTACCGTCCTCAGTCCCCAACACTTCGAGAAGTTTATGAATGAGGTGACGTATCCTCAGCTGCAACCATTTATATGCGACAAGCAGTTTGAAAATGATGATGTGAAGCCATTTGATATAACTCTGGTTAAAGGTTACTGGAGACAAGAAATAATTAGACATTTGTTCACTTTTACTTCTCCAAAGAATTGTTCAAGTTCTCAGCAACCTTTTGATGGCCAAAGAGCAGAAAAGATTGTGAATGATGTAGTTGAGACCAGGCCTAAGAAGAGGCTACGTCAATCAAAAGATGCTGATGTGTGTGATTACACCAACAGGAAAGAACCTATGGATGCAGCATGTATGGATCTGAAGACTTCAACTAAGAGTTCTGTTGATGGAGTGGGCACTCTAGCTGGAGTTGGTGCTGCTGCCCTTTTGTCCAAGAAAGAAGCTGATCCAAGTTCTCAATACTTGAAAGTTGGTTCTCATGTTGAAGTGCTCTCTCAGGACAGTGGCATGCGAGGATGTTGGTATAGAGCTTCGGTAATCAAGAAACACAAAGATAAAGTGAAGGTCCGATATAATGATGTACAGGATGCTGCAGATGAAGTTAACCTCTTAGAG GAGTGGGTTTTGGCATCCCGGGTTGCAGCTCCTGATCAATTAGGACTTAGGGTTTCTGGCAGGAGAATAGTTCGACCATCGCCAGAATCGCATAAAGGCAGAGTATCATGGGCCATTGATGTTGGGACAATTGTTGACGCTTGGTGGCATGATGGCTGGTGGGAAGGAATTGTGATTCAGAAGGATTCTGAAGATAAACTACATGTCTATTTCCCAG GAGAAAAGCAAAAATCAATCTTCAGCCGTGGTGACTTGAGACATTCTCAAGAATGGTTTGGAAATGGGTGGATGTTTATAAAGGAAAGATCTGATGTTGTGAGTTCTATATTATGTTGCTCGGGAACAAAGCAAGATGAGGAGAAATCATGTGATGGCAACTCAGTGCAAGCTACTCTCTGCGTTGGTGGACAGCAATTTAATATTGAAACTGAGCATGGTGAATCTCTTTCAGATTCTGGAGATGACAAGATCAAAAACTCGAATCCAGTTCTAGATCTTGCAAAGGATGATTTGCTTGCCCAGTTGAAGTGGAAGTCATCAAGGAAGAGAAGACGTGGTGGTGGGAGCTCTGTCCATAGGCTGCATTGTAGTGATCCTGAGGGTAAACACACCCGGGCAGTGGTGGGATCAGGTTTTTGTGAAAGATTTTTGTTTCCGGCATCTATAAAAGTTGATGATAACTGCAAGTACATGAGAGGCTCTTTATTCAAATCTTCAGTTGTGTCTCCTCTTACAAGCTTGGTTATGTCTAGGTGA